A genome region from Bombilactobacillus bombi includes the following:
- a CDS encoding sugar phosphate isomerase/epimerase family protein, with protein MKWGGSVSKTFIINTAAFKTPDCQSLNQLSKISEAKQLGYSAIEIRNELLTGDNQELIAIATKAKELNIEVYFSVGDVLFSNNELNPKLSRYIEQMHLLDSRNLKINLGIFDSTNQNNLVEQLSQIIDNSYSIYIENNQTPIESDLQQTIEFFRIIPKTFNISYCFDIANWEWLNTNVYNAAKELAPVTRYVHLKNISDKNGKKEVTSLSQGILDWQRLIQILNMTDKFGFEYYAEPDILKSDLALVKHSLL; from the coding sequence ATGAAATGGGGTGGTAGTGTGAGTAAGACATTTATTATTAATACAGCAGCTTTTAAAACACCTGATTGTCAAAGTCTTAATCAACTGTCAAAAATTTCAGAAGCAAAACAATTAGGATATTCTGCAATTGAAATTAGAAACGAATTATTAACTGGTGATAATCAAGAATTAATAGCGATTGCTACCAAAGCCAAAGAATTAAACATAGAGGTTTATTTTAGTGTGGGTGATGTGTTATTCAGTAACAATGAATTAAATCCTAAATTAAGTAGATATATAGAACAAATGCATCTTTTAGACTCTAGAAATCTGAAAATTAATTTAGGAATATTTGATAGTACAAATCAAAACAATTTGGTAGAACAACTATCTCAAATAATAGATAATTCTTATTCGATATATATTGAAAATAATCAAACTCCTATAGAAAGCGATTTACAACAAACTATTGAATTTTTTAGAATTATTCCTAAAACTTTTAATATTAGTTATTGTTTTGATATTGCTAATTGGGAATGGCTTAATACAAATGTATATAATGCAGCCAAGGAACTAGCACCAGTGACAAGATATGTGCATTTGAAAAATATTAGCGATAAAAATGGTAAAAAAGAAGTTACATCTTTAAGCCAAGGAATTTTAGATTGGCAGCGGCTTATTCAGATTTTAAATATGACTGATAAATTTGGCTTTGAATATTATGCTGAACCAGATATTTTGAAATCAGATCTTGCCTTGGTTAAACACAGTTTATTATAA
- a CDS encoding PTS galactitol transporter subunit IIC codes for MLETVNHIFQIFGASVVVPIMIFIVALFLKVKPKTAMMSAFYAGVGLTGFGWVIQAFTPTITKIIKQMVDNTGIKLPIVDIGWQAGSLASFGSTVGLSFFVFGLIAELLLFAFGVTKIFMASNLWNNFGFMIWGTLCYYVTHNFWLSLGLSFFMLLYALALAEIQADRWSNYYGVKNASVASLHNIEQVIPAIILDPLWNLLGFNKIKMTPEYFKNKLGVFGEPTTLGALLGLLIGILGNLNSLGTLKAWGQILTVAVQLSAIMTIFPLITDVFSKAFTPLAEEIDKNTKSKHTGSNENVNEVKNKKRWFLGVDDGVGYGEPATIISGVILIPIMVLVAFILPGNKTLPIVDLISLPFMVESIVAITRGNILKVIANGVVWFSLGLYASSWLGTFYTGAVSHYGVALPAGIVLITSFNLMARPLNALVFAAFVSQNPIFIGLAILVYLVLLIVLRRYRPQIWEYLNNMADKNAGYSGSNEKITY; via the coding sequence TTGTTAGAAACTGTCAATCATATTTTTCAAATTTTTGGTGCTAGTGTAGTTGTTCCAATCATGATTTTTATTGTAGCTTTATTTTTGAAGGTTAAGCCTAAAACAGCGATGATGAGTGCATTTTATGCTGGTGTTGGTTTAACGGGATTTGGTTGGGTGATTCAAGCTTTTACTCCAACTATTACTAAAATTATTAAGCAAATGGTTGATAATACAGGAATCAAATTACCAATTGTGGATATTGGTTGGCAAGCTGGATCTTTAGCCTCTTTTGGTTCTACTGTAGGTTTGAGTTTCTTTGTTTTTGGTTTAATTGCTGAATTATTATTATTTGCATTTGGTGTTACAAAAATTTTTATGGCTTCTAATCTATGGAATAATTTTGGTTTTATGATTTGGGGAACACTATGTTATTATGTAACACATAATTTTTGGCTATCATTAGGTTTATCGTTTTTCATGCTTTTATATGCTCTTGCTTTAGCAGAAATTCAGGCTGATCGTTGGTCTAATTATTATGGTGTTAAAAACGCATCAGTGGCCTCTCTGCACAATATTGAGCAAGTTATTCCTGCAATTATTTTGGATCCTTTATGGAATTTATTAGGATTTAATAAAATTAAAATGACTCCAGAATATTTCAAAAATAAATTAGGAGTGTTTGGTGAACCTACAACTCTGGGTGCTTTGTTGGGATTATTAATAGGAATTTTAGGAAATTTGAACTCTTTAGGTACTCTAAAAGCATGGGGACAAATTTTAACAGTTGCTGTCCAATTATCAGCAATTATGACTATTTTCCCATTGATTACTGACGTATTTTCAAAGGCTTTTACACCTTTAGCTGAAGAAATTGATAAAAATACTAAAAGTAAACATACGGGTTCTAATGAAAATGTTAATGAAGTTAAGAATAAAAAACGCTGGTTCTTAGGAGTTGATGATGGAGTCGGTTATGGTGAACCTGCAACAATCATTTCTGGTGTAATTCTTATTCCAATTATGGTATTGGTGGCATTTATCTTACCTGGAAATAAAACTTTACCTATTGTTGATTTAATATCATTACCTTTTATGGTTGAATCAATTGTGGCGATTACACGCGGAAATATTTTAAAAGTAATTGCTAATGGTGTAGTGTGGTTTAGTCTAGGATTGTATGCATCTAGTTGGCTTGGTACATTCTACACGGGTGCTGTATCACATTATGGAGTTGCATTACCTGCTGGCATTGTTTTAATTACTAGTTTTAACTTAATGGCACGACCATTAAATGCGCTGGTATTTGCTGCTTTTGTTTCGCAAAATCCAATTTTTATAGGCTTAGCTATTTTAGTATATTTGGTATTACTTATAGTATTGCGTCGTTATCGTCCACAAATTTGGGAATATTTAAATAATATGGCTGATAAAAATGCAGGCTATTCCGGTAGTAATGAAAAAATAACTTATTAA
- a CDS encoding amidohydrolase family protein yields MKKIDGHLHLVRSVAGLNGKGRMTPLGNGQTIWDDGTLIKLIPDGWGDDNFLAESALNVMDENGINKAVLLQGSLNGYQNYYSYQTVKKYPDKFIAAFSVDPFADNAMQIVQRHVEDLGFRAIKFEISQGGGLHGYHQPFRLDTTPELGKIFHFIADYPGFVVTVDYGDYTQFSYEPEAIANLAQRYPKLDFVVCHLSFPNADHLDRLENALQQWQPFANIYTEISAIQDIEGETEFPFPRCQKDVALAKKVLGAKRIFWGTDSPWSSTFNSYHDLSTWLEATDIFTESELEDVMYNNAERIYFKPENVQAMKDSEDPVFKNK; encoded by the coding sequence ATGAAAAAAATTGATGGACATTTACATTTAGTACGTTCAGTTGCTGGTTTAAATGGCAAAGGTAGAATGACACCTTTAGGCAATGGTCAAACGATTTGGGATGATGGTACGTTAATTAAATTGATTCCTGATGGTTGGGGCGATGATAATTTTTTGGCTGAATCAGCCTTAAACGTAATGGACGAAAATGGAATTAATAAAGCGGTCTTGCTACAGGGAAGTTTAAATGGTTATCAAAATTATTATTCTTATCAAACAGTAAAAAAGTATCCGGATAAATTTATTGCTGCTTTTTCAGTGGATCCGTTTGCAGATAATGCAATGCAGATTGTTCAACGACATGTAGAAGATTTGGGATTTCGAGCAATTAAATTTGAAATCAGCCAAGGTGGAGGTTTGCACGGTTACCATCAACCTTTCCGATTAGATACAACACCAGAATTAGGAAAGATTTTTCATTTTATTGCTGATTATCCAGGTTTTGTTGTGACTGTGGATTATGGAGATTATACACAATTTAGTTATGAACCAGAAGCTATTGCTAATTTGGCTCAGCGTTATCCAAAATTAGATTTTGTAGTTTGTCATTTATCATTTCCAAATGCTGATCATTTAGATCGTTTAGAAAATGCTTTGCAACAATGGCAACCATTTGCCAATATTTACACTGAAATATCGGCTATTCAAGATATCGAAGGTGAGACTGAATTCCCGTTTCCACGTTGTCAAAAAGATGTTGCTTTAGCTAAAAAAGTTTTAGGAGCTAAACGTATTTTTTGGGGAACTGATTCTCCTTGGTCTTCAACTTTTAATTCATATCACGATTTATCAACGTGGTTGGAAGCTACTGACATTTTTACTGAATCAGAACTAGAAGATGTTATGTATAATAATGCTGAACGGATTTATTTTAAGCCAGAAAATGTTCAAGCAATGAAAGACAGCGAAGACCCTGTATTTAAAAATAAATAA
- a CDS encoding NAD(P)-dependent oxidoreductase, which yields MKKAKVLVTGIIPEAGLSELKKNFDVTYDPEKETRSWVLEHLSEYDGLLIMGMKGDRELIDAGTNLKIITANGVGFDHIDIEYAKSKGIVVSNCPQGVRVPTAEMTFTLLLATVRHLHFYDKVVRSGNWIDVSEPQYMGMSLQDKILGVYGMGRIGSQVAKFAQVFGMKVIYNDAHRLDSDLEQQLDVKYVDFDTLVKTADVITLHAPALPSTEGIFNADIFDKMKDTAYIINAARGVLIKQDDLIEALKNGKIAGAGLDVFETEPNIPQALRDLDNVVMTPHAGTGTLEARTAIAAEASQNLISYLRDNQPRNQVNK from the coding sequence ATGAAAAAAGCAAAAGTATTAGTTACAGGAATTATTCCAGAAGCAGGTTTGTCAGAATTAAAGAAGAATTTTGATGTGACTTATGATCCTGAAAAAGAAACGCGTTCATGGGTGTTAGAACATTTATCTGAATACGATGGTTTGTTAATTATGGGTATGAAAGGAGACCGCGAACTAATTGACGCAGGAACTAATTTAAAAATTATCACTGCTAATGGCGTAGGATTTGATCATATTGATATTGAATATGCTAAAAGCAAGGGTATTGTAGTTTCTAACTGTCCTCAAGGAGTACGAGTTCCTACAGCAGAAATGACTTTTACGCTTTTGCTAGCCACTGTTCGGCATCTACATTTTTACGATAAAGTTGTTCGCTCTGGTAATTGGATTGATGTTTCAGAACCCCAATACATGGGTATGAGTTTGCAAGATAAGATTTTAGGTGTTTATGGCATGGGCCGTATTGGTTCACAAGTTGCAAAATTTGCACAAGTATTTGGTATGAAAGTTATCTATAATGATGCACATCGTTTGGATTCTGATTTGGAACAACAACTGGATGTTAAATATGTAGATTTTGATACTTTAGTTAAAACTGCTGATGTTATTACGCTCCATGCCCCAGCTTTACCATCAACAGAGGGTATTTTTAATGCTGATATTTTTGATAAAATGAAAGATACAGCCTATATTATTAATGCTGCTAGAGGAGTGTTAATTAAGCAAGATGATTTAATTGAAGCTTTAAAAAATGGCAAAATTGCTGGTGCCGGTTTGGATGTTTTTGAAACAGAACCTAATATTCCACAAGCATTACGTGATTTAGATAATGTAGTTATGACTCCACATGCAGGAACGGGCACTTTAGAAGCACGGACTGCTATTGCTGCTGAGGCTTCTCAAAACTTAATATCTTATTTACGAGATAATCAACCGCGCAATCAAGTTAATAAATAA